A window of Rufibacter sp. LB8 contains these coding sequences:
- the nagB gene encoding glucosamine-6-phosphate deaminase, with amino-acid sequence MSNSQPSTMSRLNLLEETRFEKLPVTVYPDQHIASKTVAHRIAALIKGKQQKGETTVLGLATGATPVGVYEELVRLHKEEGLSFKNVVTFNLDEYYPMQPTAKQSYVTFMNENLFDHIDIERQNINIPDGTLPLEEIPAFCLNYERKIEELGGLDFQVLGIGRTGHIGFNEPGSAPNSGTRLVTLDDLTRRDASRDFGGKENVPTKAITMGIGTIFKAREIVLMAWNGKKASIIKKAVEGEISSEVPATYLQLSDNVEFILDQDAASELTRFDTPWLTRDCVWDEQMTKKAVIWLSCEVKKPILKLTEEDYNNNGMAQLAVDRGPAYNINIDVFNKLQRTITGWPGGKPNADDSQRPERALPEKKRSIIFSPHPDDDVISMGGTFIRLVDQGHDVHVAYQTSGNTAVWDDDVLRYMEFAIDFKGSIGDDNSKLKGIYEDMRAFIEHKEPNQVDSPEIQNVKAFIRKSEAIAGARYAGLEDDHIHFQALPFYESGKTKKNPVTDEDIQLTMALLQKIQPHQVFAAGDFEDPHGTHIVCFNIIIEALRRLRDQGETWVNDCWLWMYRGAWHEFETHEIEMAVPLSPQEVERKRNAIFKHQSQKDRPVFPGDDEREFWVRAQERNSDTARRYDRLGLADYEAMEAFVRFKF; translated from the coding sequence ATATCCAATAGCCAACCATCCACTATGAGTCGATTAAACCTCTTAGAAGAAACCAGATTTGAGAAGCTCCCGGTAACCGTTTACCCAGACCAGCACATTGCCTCCAAAACGGTGGCGCACCGTATTGCGGCGCTGATCAAGGGCAAGCAGCAAAAAGGGGAGACCACCGTGTTGGGTCTGGCCACGGGTGCCACCCCGGTGGGCGTGTATGAAGAATTGGTGCGGCTGCACAAAGAGGAAGGCCTGAGTTTTAAAAACGTGGTCACCTTCAACCTGGATGAATACTACCCCATGCAACCCACGGCCAAGCAGAGCTACGTGACGTTCATGAACGAAAACCTGTTTGACCACATAGACATTGAGCGCCAGAACATCAACATTCCAGATGGTACTCTGCCCCTGGAAGAGATTCCGGCCTTCTGCCTGAACTACGAACGCAAGATTGAGGAATTGGGCGGACTGGATTTTCAGGTGCTGGGGATTGGCCGTACCGGTCACATTGGTTTCAACGAACCGGGCTCTGCGCCCAACTCCGGTACGCGTCTGGTGACCCTGGATGATTTGACCCGCCGTGATGCCTCCCGTGACTTCGGGGGTAAGGAGAATGTGCCTACCAAAGCCATCACCATGGGTATTGGCACCATCTTTAAGGCCCGCGAGATTGTGTTGATGGCCTGGAACGGAAAAAAAGCCTCCATCATCAAGAAAGCGGTGGAAGGCGAGATTTCCAGTGAAGTTCCTGCCACCTATCTGCAACTGTCTGACAACGTGGAGTTCATTCTGGACCAGGATGCGGCCTCAGAACTCACTCGTTTTGACACACCATGGCTTACCCGTGACTGCGTTTGGGACGAGCAAATGACCAAAAAAGCGGTGATCTGGCTTTCTTGCGAAGTGAAGAAACCTATCTTAAAACTCACCGAGGAAGATTACAACAACAACGGCATGGCCCAGCTGGCCGTGGACCGCGGCCCGGCCTATAACATTAACATAGACGTTTTCAACAAACTGCAGCGCACCATCACCGGCTGGCCCGGCGGAAAACCCAACGCAGACGATTCGCAGCGCCCGGAAAGAGCCCTGCCGGAGAAAAAACGCTCTATCATTTTTTCCCCGCACCCAGATGATGACGTGATCTCCATGGGCGGTACCTTTATCAGGTTGGTGGACCAGGGGCATGACGTGCACGTGGCGTACCAGACCTCGGGCAATACCGCCGTCTGGGACGATGACGTGCTGCGCTACATGGAATTCGCGATTGACTTCAAAGGCAGCATTGGCGATGACAATAGCAAGCTCAAAGGCATTTACGAAGACATGCGCGCCTTCATTGAGCACAAGGAGCCCAACCAGGTAGATTCGCCCGAGATTCAGAACGTGAAAGCCTTCATCAGAAAGAGTGAGGCCATTGCCGGCGCCCGTTACGCGGGGCTGGAAGATGACCACATCCATTTCCAGGCGCTTCCTTTCTATGAATCTGGCAAGACCAAGAAAAACCCGGTCACTGATGAAGACATTCAACTGACCATGGCGCTGTTGCAAAAAATACAGCCGCACCAGGTTTTCGCCGCCGGCGATTTTGAAGACCCGCACGGCACGCACATTGTCTGCTTCAACATCATCATTGAGGCCCTGCGCAGGCTGCGTGACCAAGGAGAAACCTGGGTGAATGATTGCTGGCTCTGGATGTACCGCGGTGCCTGGCACGAGTTTGAGACCCATGAGATTGAAATGGCCGTTCCGTTGTCGCCGCAGGAAGTGGAACGCAAGCGCAACGCCATCTTCAAGCACCAAAGCCAGAAAGACCGCCCCGTATTCCCGGGTGACGATGAGCGCGAGTTCTGGGTACGCGCCCAGGAGCGCAACTCTGACACCGCCCGCCGTTATGACCGCCTGGGCCTGGCAGATTATGAAGCCATGGAAGCCTTCGTGCGGTTTAAGTTTTAG
- the hslV gene encoding ATP-dependent protease subunit HslV: MVKIRSTTVLGIYHNGEVAVGADGQATMDKYIAKSNVRKIRKLQDGKIVTGFAGSTADAFTLLERFEEKLGAYSNNMKRAAIELAKDWRKDQYLRKLEAMMVVANKEELLIISGTGDVLEPDYQIAAIGSGSTYAQAAALALKKHAPHLTAEEMVREALTIAADICIYTNHNFIIEKPN, from the coding sequence ATGGTAAAAATACGTTCAACTACCGTTTTAGGCATTTACCACAACGGCGAGGTGGCCGTGGGTGCCGACGGACAGGCCACCATGGATAAATACATAGCCAAAAGCAACGTGCGCAAGATACGCAAGCTGCAAGACGGCAAGATTGTGACGGGCTTTGCCGGTTCCACCGCCGATGCCTTCACCCTGCTGGAGCGCTTTGAGGAAAAGCTGGGCGCCTATAGCAACAACATGAAACGCGCGGCCATTGAATTGGCCAAAGACTGGCGCAAAGACCAGTACCTACGCAAGTTGGAGGCTATGATGGTGGTCGCCAACAAAGAAGAGCTGCTGATCATCTCCGGCACCGGCGATGTGCTGGAGCCAGACTATCAGATAGCGGCCATCGGCTCAGGAAGTACGTATGCGCAGGCTGCCGCCCTTGCCCTGAAAAAGCACGCGCCGCACCTCACCGCCGAGGAAATGGTGCGTGAGGCTTTGACCATTGCCGCCGACATCTGCATCTACACCAACCACAATTTCATCATTGAAAAACCGAACTAA